GTAAGATGAAGACATTCTTGGTTTTTCCCGAGACAAACTGTGTCTGGAAGCTTTGCTCCGAGTCCAGCtcagggatggagagagaaactTGTCCGTTCGTTGTCTGAACTGCGTCAACAAGAAGCTCCACCTGGACGCTCCACTGAGAGAGGCCGGAGTCTGGAGACACCAACAGATCaacaagagaaagacagaaactaCATTATTCATCCAATTCATGTAAACCTGGCTGAGAAAGAGCACCGCGAGGAGAGAGACCATTTGGAAAGGTATCAGTTTATCAATTTTAGGCCGGACGTAGTTAAGGTTTTCAGGAATTTATATTGAGTTAATCCTCAGTATGTGAAGAACCAACCCCTCATCTCAGCGATATCACTTTTCTGTGTTCTTTAATCAATAAAAGGTTTAGATAATGCAGTTGTGATAATGGACGTACTgtacagagggacagaggaaacCTGGACGAGCTGCAGGACGTCAAACGCCTCCACACAAACCCCCTTCCACAGTCCCATGGTCGGGAAGGAAGGCCCCCAGTCCCAACTGAAAGAGCTTTGctcctgcaacacaacactgaataTGTAGCTGCACAGTCATACAAACAGTGTAAgagactttgttttgttcatttattaaaaaataaaaactataacgGCGTTCAGGAGATCAAGATAATCCTGATTTTTGCACCAGTAAtatccttttttctgttttattagtTTAAAAAACCCCAAAGCGTAAAAAAACTGCACAACCTACGTACTTTCCTGATGAAATTGACGTGACACACTCCCTTCTGAACATCTGGAGGACACTCCGGAGGAACTCGGTAGGCAGAGTGAGCTTCCCTCCGCTCAGAGGCGTAAAGAACCGGAGACATTAAACCGACCTGCAGCACATTAACCCCGTCCCTCAGCAAGTCCCTGACCGAGAAGTCCTGCAGATCAGACAACAGGTGACACTGGTTCACACGAGAGGAAGGAACGTGTTTACACTGCGACTCTTCTTTTCAACGTACATATCTGCGAAACATGTTGTCCGTGCTGCCCACAGCGACGCCATTGAGCCGGATTGATGCGACGGTGTCCACGCCGTAGAAGGAGAGAAGGACCTTCTGTTTGTTCCTGTTcgagcagagagacacaggtgagtcCGGATCAGGAGacagaaaatacttttaaacATTAAGATAAATCGTCACACTGACCTCACTCGGGCCGACACGTTAAATGTGGTCGTGTACGTCCAGTTTTCTAAAGCAATCCATTGATAAGTCACATCATTGAACCTGAAGTATGGGTcctgaaaaaagaggaaaagggtttaacttttttttatgtaacatgGAAAAGAACATAAAATCTGGTGAAAATAGGTATAatttaatatgatttattaAATAGGTGCATTTTATTGCATCTATTTACCACCAAATgtttactgtctctctctcacacacactctctcacacacacacacacacacacacacacacacacacacacacacacaggagacttATCTTAACCATAGTTACAACTTGGCTAACCCGAGTgttaaccttaacctaaaccttcaaattaactttaaaacacGTCTTCGCTTTTAAATTCAATGATGTACGCTTGCTTcatgtccccataaggaagacacGTCCCCATAACGTGACTGGGTAAACAGATtgacgtccccacaacatgagttaaaccttgaacacacacacacacacacacacacacaggaaagagTAACTGAGACCGACACTGATCAATAATCGATCATTTAATGCTGCAACTATAATAGATTTCATGTTAAGTCTGCATCAAAAGAAATTAAGATTGAAGTACCTCATGTTGTAAAATCAAAAGGATACAATCAACACATTAGAAtgcattgattgattgattgattgattgattgattggttggttccTACCTGGATGACTCCCTGCCGCTGCAGAGCCGAGTGGACACATCCGGGCACCTGAGCAGCCAGTGACACGGAACCGTTGGAGTTTGACAGACTCCATTTCCCGTCCAGGCTCAGAGACTCCGGAGAACATCCGGATAAAACTccgacaaacaaacacaacaacccgCCGAGAGTCCGAGGACACGTGTGCCCGCTCGCAGTCATAGCTCCAGCTCTGTTCGCGACATCGTACGTGAAATAAAACACgcaaacaaaagaagaaaccCGAGGggttttagtttgtgttgcGTTCACTGCCTGAGGGAGCACTTCCGTGTGTTGTCATGTGACCTCCGTCGTGTAAGTCATGTGATCAGAGTACAAGCACGAGGGACACGTCTGGCGCgaaagtttctttttcttttatttgtcccAATCAAACTATATTTACTTTTGTGTGTtaacaagaaaatataaataaattcatatttatattgaaaCTGCCACAATGTGACAGAGAAATATTGGTTGTCATTGGAAACCGTGATGTACCGAGCTATTCTTTAACACAAGTAAATATACGACTTTCCTATGTTCAATAACTAGAGTGACCCTCAGTACAGTGCATGGCTCCACCTATGCATAATGTTGTCATTGTAAATTCTGATccaaatttagttttatttgaaatgatcaAAGACGCATCAAAGCCGTTTTTAGCTTCTGAATCCACATTATCGAAAAGGTAAACTACAGATGAGCGGTAGTTGTAAGTTTCTCAGACtatgaaacattaaaatctaATAGATACACACTTCAGCCtgtttaatatttgattttctttggGAATCAAGATCTGTGCATTATACCCAGAAGAATTTACAAAAATGTCCTGTGTTTCcatcttaaaaagaaaacattcctggatctgcccattaAATTGAATGCGTTCTTTCAAGGCCTCATCCCTTCACTAAGTTCAGCAAAATTCAGTTTGGTAGTTTTAGTGTAATCCTGCTGGCACGTGAACCAACAGAGAAACAaggttaaaacataacctctgaACTTCTTTCTTAAGCAAAAATCAAACCATCCACATGCAGCCCAAAGATAGTTTTCTGTTGATAAATTTAATTATCGTTACCACTCAATCAAAATAAGAAATTTCCCCAGTTTTCCAGGAACAGCAGATTtaacaaaacagacatttgatCTTTATACACGTatgaaaacattatataaaacacaaacacatccaccaAACTTAAAGATTCTctttaaatgaaaagcaaaacaactcCGTTCTCTTTATGGTTTAAGTAACTTTATTGAAgggaaaactaaaaagaaacagagcCACAAGTTGATTATCAACCATCAGCTTTGTGTCAATATTTTAGGGCTACAAGAAGACAGTGTTCAAGTGGGCATAAAACTAATTGCTCATCTACTGGCTtctaaataacaaaaagaaatagaaagCCTTTGAGGGGAACCAAATTTTTTCCAACCATTCAGCCTTACAATCCACTTAATTTGCAGAAACATCAGATATAATAGCCTACCTTTATTAACAtgcataaaatacaacattgaAGTTCTTATATTTTGTTTCCTTAACATTGATATATACTGCTGTGCTTCTCTGTACACACACTGATAGTGGAATAAGATACACTTCTTTCCTCAGGTAATAAATCCCTATGCTAATGATCAGAAGAACATACTGACGTCACACCAGTTTCGCTCGTCTTTCAGAGAGAAGGCATTCCCCGTTTCGGATTTGATCACTTTCAAATAATGgcagacagattttttttttttttgccaatcGGAAACCTTGAAACTCATAATTTTTTACGTTACAGCCCAAGACAGGCTTCTCTAGAAACGCTGAGGAGCTCAGCTGACCTCAAAGTAAACATCGACCTCGCAGGATCCAGCCGGTTTCCCCCCCTTCGGTCGTCATGGGGCTGATAAGCTGTTCAGCATCAGGAGACCAGTTGCATCAGATTCTACTACGTGTGTGCAGAGTAAATGACTACCATCACCAAATCTGGGTTGAAAAACTCTTACTGGTGCATGCTCAAGCTGAGTGTTCAGAACCatggtgacttttttttttttttttttttttaaatccgtACAAAATGGGAATTGAAACCTCACAGAAACTGGCATGTGTCCTAGAGAGAAAACACTATCTTCTTATGAGCCCgcaggttggggggggggggggggggggggggggggggggaggaaaggagggTAAAATGCTCTGATtaacaaaaaaagtgaaaaagaagaaaacagaatcCTGGAATTTTAAGTTTGAATCAGCGACCACATTTTCCACCAGCTTCCTGGACGATGCCATCACATTGCGTATTTGGTTGTCCATTCTTTTGCCATTCTGGTGTATCTGCAAGGAGGGGAAACCAGAGGGGGAATTAGAAACTCTCAAGCCTATAATTCAAACAGGTTTGATTTTACCACATGCATCGGagcaaagtgctttttaaaaaaaaaaaacaaccaggcAAGCAGAGACTGCACAAGTATACTGGACACGTCATGCACAAGTTTCTGgttattaaaatgtctttgtgctTACACACCAATACCTCGAATTTTGGTCAGAACAAAACCTCTTCATGCAAGAGTTAGTGGCtacatgtacatgcacagaCAATCTGCTTCTAACCCAGGTATTCAAATAATCTGATTATTGGTTGGTCGACGTTTATTAAACTACTAGAAAAGGGAATAACGACACATATATTCATATTAGGAAAAAGACACTGGTGTTAAATCTTTTATCCCATTTGTTTTAATAGAAGAAGCAGCATTGATTTGGTTCAGCTGCTCCTTTGACTCCTGACTTATGTTTAAGTGAAGACACCTCAACTACCAAATATTAAACTTTGTACTTTCAGTTATGTTGGCGCAGCTGCAGAAATGTGCTGATTAGATGACTGGCAGATAGGAAACAGTCGCTAGTTTGATGACTGACGAACAATTCACtacatttttagaaaaagtGGCAAAAACAattcatgtttagttttttgtcctTGTGGGAAAACTCATTTCTAACTTCTCAGCTTCTGTGTTGATTGTTtgaagttttttatttatttatgacaaatgtttatttaaatttttttgccTAGCATCTGAAAAACTGTGTTCGGGAACCCGGCTCATATTATTCTTCCTCTGCTCGTCTACAGTTTGTCATCACTGCTCACGAATGCAGCTTGTTTTGGCAGCCGACCATAGGCGTGTCCTTAAGTGCACCGCCGAAACTTTTACAATGGTCTCTGCTGACAACTGCGTCACCTTGAAACACTAACTAAATTAAAAAGGAGACCAATTACCTGTGATGATCGCCAGACTGAAGCTCATCTCAGGTCATGTTGATTGTATTCTTTTAAACTCGTGTTATGATGTTAAATGGTCAGAAATAACGTTTTCTGGAAGATGTGGTCACAAGTTTTGCTTTAAATATGTCGTAACTTCGATGAAAGTGACTACTTAGGTCGTAAGGGTCTTACAAGGTTTAGGTAGATTTCCATGCCACATTTTGTACATAAGGACGATATCCCATTAGtatttagaaatgttttaattataaatcTACTCTTTTGCTTCTGATTCTATCAGTTTTTGTGCATTGAAAGACTTCAACCAATCAGATCATACAGATGTTAAAAGGCCTGTATTAGTGATACCCCAGAATCCTCAAGAGACCATTTCCCCTGTGGTCCGACGCAGAGATTATTTACAGCAACACACCTGAGATTAGTACAACCACAAATCTGAAACTGCCGTAGCTTTCTACATAACAGAGATCTAAAGCCTCTGGTTATGCCAGTCAGACCAGAGCACCAAAAACACAACCAACCACTCCAACTGCACTACCCAAGATGCAGCGGGGCCTCACCCTAAAGCATGGCATACTTCGCCGTCCACTCCTGAGCTAATTTATTGTACCTGACAAGAGTGAAACTAGGTTACACACCGAGCCTGTGTACAAGTCCATCTTCATCAAGTATCTCTTTCAAAGTGGAACTTATTGTGGATAATGCAACATAACATATGTACAGCAGGGCTGGGGAACAGATTTGAATAGTCACATCGGCAGAGAATagatttacataaatatataaatacacacttaCTTCTGACTATCTGTTTTGTAGATCCGTGCGATCTCTGGCACTAGTGGGTCGTCAGGGTTTGGGTCACATAGGAGTGAGCAAATGGAGAGAAGAACTGcgagaaacagaaaacagacattAAGACTAATTATTCTTGACAAGTTGTTCGTTATCCACATTTTGAATAACGACACCATGTTTAATGAAACTTATTCTGTTACTGTGtagtataaaaacaaaataaaaataaagtttaatatgaaaaactgtgcagactgtgtgtTAATCaatataaaattgtatttgtaatgttgaaaagaagcacaaacacaaaagatgtgtaaactttaaaggaaataaaacacctGCCAAAGTCCATGTGCTGCTAAAAAACATACTCAAATGATTTGACTACTTTTATAATCTTTTGGGTTTTGTCTTGTGTGTAGAATCTGTATCGATCCTTTAAACTCGGCTTCAACAGTAAAACCAAAGTAAAGGTTATTATTCTGACAGTTGTGTTGTTATGCTGGTGAACCTATGGTCGTGTGTTGTGACCCTTCACTATGTGTCCAACCAAAACTAAATTATTAATCCACCGTGATAAGTGACAAAGTTGCTGTGAAGAGCTCAATGTGTCTCGGTTGACGATCCATACCTTTAGAAATAGTAAGTGCAGGAGACCACTGTGATCTGAGAATATCCAGACAGATACTGCCGTTACTGTTAATATTTGGGTGGTAAATTCTTGTTGTAAATGCaacctgaaaaacagaaacaaggaaacacacacgTCAGTGGGGAGAAGTTAGATCAGGCCGAATGACACACCTACTCCCCAGGTGTCATTCCTATAAACAAGGCAGTGACATGTGATGCCTCTGACTATTATCTTCTGGAATGACAGGTATTAATTCATAAGGGTGGTGACGCCGAACAGtatcactgttgttgttgttaaccCAGACATTTGAATCTGAAGAACTCACGTAAACATGTAACAGACAGTTGTCCTGTGTTTTAGCGTAAACAGTGTTTCACCCCCCCAGTTCCAGACGCTGCCCATACGTCGGCCATTATTATCATCCGgcaaacaagacaaagaaaacccTGTGTCAGGTGTGATCAACCACACGACTTTACCTTGGGGGGTTTGAAGGGGTAGTCTGTTGGGAAATGAATTGTCAGGAAGAAAACTCCACCCTGATATGGACTGTCAATctggggggagagaaaaaataaataatgactttaataaatgtctttgtgtgtggatttaaattAGAAACACAGCAACTTGTTTATCAGGAAGTCTGTACTTACA
The sequence above is drawn from the Hippoglossus hippoglossus isolate fHipHip1 chromosome 22, fHipHip1.pri, whole genome shotgun sequence genome and encodes:
- the LOC117756336 gene encoding ubiquitin-conjugating enzyme E2 D2-like isoform X2; translated protein: MALKRIHKELNDLARDPPAQCSAGPVGDDMFHWQATIMGPIDSPYQGGVFFLTIHFPTDYPFKPPKVAFTTRIYHPNINSNGSICLDILRSQWSPALTISKVLLSICSLLCDPNPDDPLVPEIARIYKTDSQKYTRMAKEWTTKYAM
- the LOC117756336 gene encoding ubiquitin-conjugating enzyme E2 D2-like isoform X1, encoding MALKRIHKELNDLARDPPAQCSAGPVGDDMFHWQATIMGPIDSPYQGGVFFLTIHFPTDYPFKPPKVAFTTRIYHPNINSNGSICLDILRSQWSPALTISKVLLSICSLLCDPNPDDPLVPEIARIYKTDSQKYNKLAQEWTAKYAML